DNA from Kogia breviceps isolate mKogBre1 chromosome 3, mKogBre1 haplotype 1, whole genome shotgun sequence:
tggctctgccacttaacagTGTGTGATCTTGTGTAACTCATCTCTCAGTATGATTACTTATATGTAAACTGGGAatattacctacctcatagggttgctatAAGGGTTCAAACTAAATGAATGCATGGAAAGcattaaaatattgattatactATATAGGATCAAAGTGATTAGTAATTAGTGCTAGTAAACATGGTAATCAAGAAGGGGgttctctgggacaacatttctCAAGGTAAGATTTGAGTTTCATTTAAGATTATCATCACTAGGGCTATCATGCTCGAAATGTTGCTTATTCTGTTACAACTATGTGGCTTTGCTAGTctattattcatttgtttatttccaagaaaaatgaaataagcacatcttacattaaatttaaataagtgcCTAGAGTATGCAGAGAATTAGTCTATATGTTATATAAGTGAAAACACCTCtggcctatctttttttttttttttccttcttgcattacgcgggcctctcactgttgtggcctctcccgttgcggggcacaggctccggatgcgcaggctcagtggccatggctcacaggcccagccgctctgcggcatgtaggatcttcccagaccagggctcgaacccgtgtcccctgcattggcaggcggactctcaaccattgcgccaccagggaagccctggcctatCTTTTAAAAGATACTTCATCAAACACAACTGAACACAACTTCTTTAGACTTTGGTGAAACCTCTTATACTAAGGATGTAGAGTTCTGCCTTTTGCACTCATAAACTGTGATAACTGAGATAAGGAAGAGCGCTGACTACAGAAATATTGTTGCAGAGAAACAAAAGACGCTCCTAGGTGATGTTATTTTCTCTACAGCCCAGTGTGCTTACTATGTTGAAAACCTTTGTTCTCAAAGTAATGAATGTGCAGATGTGATAGTTCCCTGTCTAAGAGGTAACCTTTAATGCAGACTTTTTTTAGCCCCTTTAAAATGGGTGCACACAGTGATGTTTTCTCCTAGGCTCAAAGCTGAGTATTATCCTAtcattttaatagtattttagGCAAGTCCTATGACAATTATACCAACAAGTTTTCCTCAAACAATTCCCCACCCCTAACCACCACCCCTATGTTCTGCTTGTTCATATGCCCTTCACCCTTTCCTCTGTTATTGTCACTGATATCTCTGCTTGTACGTGAAAGTAAAGAGCAATCCCAGCAAACTCAATGGCCCTGCTCCATAGCCTGGCCCCTGTAGAAGAGAGATAAAAGGGGAGAAACGTGAAGGACGTAAAGGATCATCATGGGTTGAGATCAGGCACTACCAGAAGTCCAgcttgtcttttaaaaacaggCTCGGTGGACATGTTCCCAGCAGGTAAGTCTTCACTGGCTTGGAGAACAGGACTACTTCACAAACACTACTGTGTTTGAGTTTCTAGAGGCTACCCAGGCCAAGAAGACAtccctaagaaagaaaaaagatacacacaAACTCAGAATTACAGCctagatatattctttttaaactttgtcTTAAACAAATAGGTTGACAGATATCACCCAATAGGAATATAAGGGCAGTGGGCCTAAGAGTCAGAAAAGTATAGGCAATCCTAATTTACTTTGGAGGATTTGAGATAGGAAATACTAATGCTGTGTTTCATGGCTGTAGGTCAATCTCAGGAAAATTGGGGAAATGGGCAAAATCTTTAgaacttcttccctttcctcctatACTTAGCACCTTATTGTGTTACTTCAAATCTATCCATTCCTTCTCAAATTCTAATTCCCTGAGGTCTGATTTGCACTAAGGAGATAAGCTAAACTAAGATTCAGTCACCAACAGCTTgatgtgtcgtgtgtgtgtgggtgtgtgtggtacgtgggcctctcactgctgtggcctctcctgttgtggagcacaggctccggacacacaggctcagcggccatggctcacgggctcagccactccgcggcatgtcggatctcccctgcatcggcaggcggactctcaaccactgcaccaccagggaagccccttgatgtgtcatatttttaaagagcaCACACAGAGGTAATGTAACTGAAAAGTGTGAACTGCTCATGATGTCATCTTTATCTACATGGCAAATGTAAGCTTTTTTGAAGCAGGGGAACTTCTCTAGTAGCTTCTACAATCAGATGTATATAGCAACCTACTCTACCTAAGGTAAGGTGGTACTGATTATATGCTCAGGGTTAGTGTGTTTTCCAACACAGTTAATTTAGTCATACTTGAATTATAAGAAGGGGAACTGTAAGCTCACCTGCAGTGTTTCACCACGCACTCATTGCTGCAGTACTCATTGTCCCAGTCCTTACTCACAACGGGAGGGTTCTCACAGCCAGACCTCACACATCGAGGCTGGGGTGAGAGCGTCACAGGAGACCCACTCAccaattcaacatccatttgagAAGGAGACTCAACCTGTGAGAGGCAGAGAGCACCAAAGATGGATTGGATTGCTACTTACCTAGCTAGCCAGCTAGTCAAATTAACTCTAGGATCCAATGGAGCAACAGATGTTACAGTCCCTCACACATGGGGGTACAGTTCCAAAAGAAGGTGAGTTCTTGGTCTTCTCTATATCCAGCTTTAGAATTTTGCCATGCAGATTGACGTGAAGATGCTTCCTATAAGGGGAGTGCTGCCATACTGCTAGtgttttaatcttaattttaccTATCACTGACTTTATTCTACAGTTAAATAATAATCCTCAAAATATCAAATCAATAGAACGTGAGTAGAGGTTGGGCCACCTCAACTAAGATCAGAGACTAAGAAGATAAAATGTGGTGCCATTAGCAAAAAGGAAACTTAGAGATTAATAGTTTCCTGGTtttgcaggggtggggtgggtggtatttttctttaaaaatgcttcattCATTGTGGGGCTACAGTCACAAGCAGACCCATATTTCAAAATGACTACTGGTCAGGTACAAGTTAAAACTAGGGTAAATTGGCATCTGTTTGTTTCTGAAAAGACTCAATGATACTAACCAGTTGAATTTTTCTACCTGTATTCCCTACCCATCCCCTTACTTAAAAACATCAAGCCAAGCAGTCAAGGTTTGGGAGAAATggaaggatttatctccaaagctTTGGATCCTTGGGTAAGACACCTGAAAAATAACTCTATGCTTAGGCTATATCTTTACTTGACTACCGTATTACTTCTGCTTAGTTAAGGAGTTGTCTAGGATAGGAGGCCCTCTTAATGTTTCTCACCAAGAACACTACAGAGTATCTTGCAGGGAACTGACAGGATATTTCATACGCCCAGTTGTGCCAGGCATTAAATGCTAGTTGCAACCCCTGCTTTTATTAGATCAACCAAAAATGCTTATACATTTTCACTGGTCTAGAGGAAATACTTGAAAACAGAGGCTCACCTCAGGAACTACATCTGTGATCATCTCACAGATTGTCTCAGGAGAGGTTTCCTCCACTGTGTGGGTCTCAGGGCTGCTGTTCATAGGCCGCTCTGGACTCCTTTCTACAGGTGGTGGAACCAAGGTAGTCTGCATTTTTAGAGTGGGTGGAGGCACAAGCTTGACCTGCAGTGGTGGCGGCTGCTGCTGTAGATTGATTCGAAATTTCTGAGGTGGGGGTTGCTGCATGGCCTGTAGCGGGGGAGGCTGCTGCAGAATGGCGACTTGCTGCTGAGTCGGGGGCTGAGGCATCTGCTGCAATGGAGGGGGTTGTAGTCGGGGCGGAGGCAGTTGCATggaagctgctgctgcagctgctgcctgCAGCACTGACCGAGTGACGATCTGGGCTTGCTGACTAGGCTGGATAGTAGCTGTACTGGTTTGGCCTAGTTGGATCCCCCGGGAGGTCACCACTGTGGCTGGGATAACGGTAACCATCCCACCTTGAGACATAGTAATAGAAGAGGGCAACATCTGTTTGGTAATAATTAACTTGGTAATATTGGGCTGACCCCCAGCCCCAGAAGATGCCTGGTTTGCCACATAGGATGAAAGAGTGGAATTAACAACAATGGAAGGAGACAGGGCAGGGGGCTCTGTTGAGGCTGCTGCTGGAGAGGCTGGGTCAGCAGTAGTCACAGGAGGTGGAGAAGGAGTCTGTGATGGGGGCGCTGGATCCAATTCCACTGTTTCCACAGTAGCCTAAAAGaagaccgaaaaaaaaaaatcaggagatttATTCTCTTCCCCAGGACATACTCACTCTAATCACCTCCTAAGAAAAGACACATCAcagactgggggcgggggggcgggggggcaggggggaacgaagagaaagagaaaaaagagcagCTGTGTGTCTGCCTGGCTAaagtaaacaatgaaaataaactcaGACTGTTTGGCAAGGTTTATGATGGAAACAAATGGGAAACCTGTTACATATTTTTGAGCTTttaatactatatatactattaaTAGGTTCCACAGGTTTTTGGTGGTATTTACTTCTTATAATTGCTAATATAcagctttaaaaatctttttattggtTTAAATATCCACCTACCCCAGTCTTCTTACCTGACACTCTTGATTGTCTTTATAAGCAGCCAGAGCCTTCAGATACTCTTTCTTGGCAGCTTCAGTTTTCCTCTTATATACCTGCATGAAAGACAGACTGTTTAGAAAGTCCACAAACTTCTAGTAAAGACTGATAATCCTACATTATTCATCAATGAAAGACAATTCATCTCAGTCTAAATATTGACAACTCCTGAAAGCTAGTAAGCAAGACAGCCACCATGGCAGACTTTCCAGTGACCATGCATCTGAAAGCCAGCCAATCAACAGTAGGCTTGCAGAATAACTACACTTCTAAAGCCAACAGCAACCCTTGCTCACACTTGTGTAACCAAAACAAATCCTGACCCCCAATAAGATAAGTAGTCTGCTTAGTCTGGGATTGTGTCTAACCAGTATACTTTCCCTTAAGGAATGTGCTAAACTGTTTGCAATGATAGCCACAAGAATTCTTCCTGTGCTGCATACGTAGTCTTCCATCAACAGCTGAAACTTATTTCCCATTCCTTTGAATTTCGGCTAGCTCTGTGAGTTGCTTTAACCATTAGAATGTGGCTGAATTGACACAAAGAGAACTTGGGGACATCTGTTTTTGTTCTCTTGGAATACTGCTCTAACTCTGCCATAGTGTAAAGAAGCCAGTCTAGCCTATTTGGAGGATGAGAAACCATGTGAAAGAGAACCAAGGCATTTCAGCCAAAAGGTAGCACCAACTGCCAGACACCGGAGCAAGGTCATCTTGATAAGCCATACCAGCTGTTGTTTGGGTACAACTGTAGGAATAAGCCCAGGTAATAACCCCAGGAAAAACACCCAACCAGTTTACAGAatcataagaaataataaatcggggacttccctggtggtccagtggttaagaaataAGAAGACCTGGGGAGTGTAGGATAATGATAATTACAGCCATCTTCAATTTCAACGGTATCTTTTATTTATGTAGTatcacaatttttatttgtttaatccaGGTTAAATTTAGGGGATTAACTATAGTTCTCAAGTTTATATGAGGCCaatgaaaaaattcaaacttGGCTGTGGATTTGAGAGTTAGTTATAGCATGCAACTCACCAAATAGCCTaattttacagatagaaaaaaaagGCATAGAAAGTTAGATTCAatgttttttataataatttaaaaaatttttgtttttatttatttattttttaaatatttaaatatttatttggctgcaccgggtcttagttgtggcatgtgggatctagttccctgaccagggattgaacccgggccccctgcattgggagcatggagtcttggccactggaccatcagggaattccctataattTTTAGATGGGTATTTGGGATTCAGTGTATGGCTGCAACTTTTAAGACGAAGGATGATCCTGAATGCCATTAACAAAGAGATGATATGAAATAAGAACACATAAGAAAGTTAAAACTTGAACATTCACTAACCACTAGTTCCTTGTTATTTGCTCACCTGTTTTTGCTCCTCTCCAAGACTGTCCCACATGGAAGCCACAATTTTTGAAACCTCCCCAAAAGTGGCATTGGGATTCTGTCCCTTGATGGCAGCCTGTGTGTCACGAAAGAATAAAGCATATGCTGAAACTGGTTTTTGAGGTTCATtaggatctttcttttttctcttctttggggCCTTCTGCTTTTTCCCTGCTTCCACCACAACTGTCTTCTGGCTGGGAAGTTGCTGtggggggaaaagagagagaattacaAGAAGACAAGTATCATGTTGGGAGAACTGAAAGAAAAGGACTTTTATATGGGGTCAACTAGTCACATGAATGGAATTCTCAGAAATGCTAAAAGTAGAGGCAGTAGGATTAAGACAGTAAAGTATGTGAGGACCAATAAGAATGGAGATTGGAAGGACCATTATAAACTATAAATAGAGAGGCAGGACCCCATACCCAGAAAAGAGCAGGAGACAGCAGGGCAGGAGTAAAGAATACTTAGTAGGATCTGTGGGTCAAGAGTTTTATCCCAGAATAATGTGGCAGATTTGATTTTGGCAGGGAATGCCTCACCCTCCGGAATTCCTCAACACCATCCTCATGAAGTGAACTAGTAGGTGAAGGTGTGGTTGAAAGACGATCCTCAGGTGACTGGGCAGGTGGCAGGATGGTGCCACCCCCTAAGCTCAAACCAAGTTGAGAACTCAGTTCTGACTGATCAATGGTGGTCAACTGGCTATGCCCCATCAAGCCAGATGTCATGTCTGTCATTGGTACATCAATTGTAACAGGTGGATTGGCGCTATACTGAGTTCCTATAGAATGATCCAAGTCCTGAGAGAAGAAGAAGGACTAATTAAACACGAAATATAAAAAACActatccttcccttccctccaccagAATTCAAGACAATTTATAAACCCTCTGCTTACCCAGAATGTATCATCATTTAAACAAACATCAAATAATTTGTctacatataaaacatattaaGCTTTTTAATAAAGTACATTAATTACAAATCGAGTACTAAGTCACTTCGTTGTACTCAAAGGCCTATTCCAAAATAACTACAAATAACCAAAGAAGTCATAATTTTGGACAAGTTAATTTAAAGAGCAAATAAGTTATTCAGTAATCTAGAGATAGTGATGACACACAGGGGAGAGAAAAACTTTCTCCCTGTACCCTCCTAAATAACAGCTGTTAAAGTTGCAGTACACAGGCAAATCAGAGTGCATAAGGGCAATGTTAGAGATGTTTGGCATCAAGTACAGTGTGTGAAGATGTGCTACTAATGAGATGTGCTAGAAGCCCAAATACAGTGATTTATAACACATACTAATCCACAATTAATACTTTTGGTTCAGACAGTTTTTTGAATACATCCCTCAACATGCCAGCAATCACACTCACACACTTGAATCCTAGGATATGAAAGCCATAGTAGTAGGGAAAAGACTTTCCTTTCAAAAATCCCAATAAATCATTTTCCTTTCAGGGTTAACACTGgacattttacaattttaaaccatttttcaaGTAAAATTGATTCAGATGATAACTCTCACTTATTCAGGGGAAACGAGGTCTTTGTTGTGAGCCTTTTGccagaagaatggaaaataagTACTACCCAAGTGTAGCAGGGAATAGAGTTACTTATGTCTCCCCTAACACCATGCCCATGAGCTTGGGTAAGCCTGATAATGTCTTGCCCCTTACCATGGTCAAGCCCCCACTCAGGAGCCCCCCGCCCTGCTCCATCAAGCCATGGGTCATGCCCACAGGCATGTCCAATGTCTGGACCCCATACTGGGCTGAAAAGCTGCCATCCTGAGAGGAGGAAGGGTCTGCCAGGTCATCAAAGTGGCCAACCACATCTGAGACAGCCAGTGAGGGATCAGAATCCAAGGAGATTGGGGGGATTTCAAATTCTTCATCACCCAGGCTTGGTGTATGGAACGTCTgtagggaggaaaaaagggaaaaagacttAGTGGGAAGAGGAGGAACTGCATACTGCTAAGTGAAGAACATGGCTGAGTGCTGGAGATTCTCAGTGTACCTCTTTTTGGCCTGGATCCCATTTCTGTTATCAATTTCCTAGGACCtatttaattttacaaataaatcttCTTCCTCATATCCTTGGCCATATGTCACATACAAGGCTGCCAACATCAATCacaattttcaattcttttatctcttttctacCTTAACCATCTTGGTTGTCCTAAACTATTTTGCCTATTGGTCTAATGAATGATTCTTTCAGCACCATTAGTAGGGACCCAACCTTTATAACCTGTTTAGCTACGATGCTTAAAATCTCTCTAAAGATTCTAAAGATAGCAGTTATTTCATACTTACTACACCTGAACTGTTAGACCACAGAAATTCATTGTCAACCAGACAATTATACTTTGACTGTTGTTTTAGGTTCCTTTGAAGCAGATCCTAAAAGGATCATGGGAACTTTATGCCCCTCTAAAATATATGCACTTAAGATTTCCTACCTCTTCTCCATTTTAGAAATCATGACACTAACAACAAATAAGATTTCCATTTGTACCAGAGTTTTGGAAAACCCAACAATGCCAAGATAAGGAAAACAGTGAGGAGAAAAATCTTCATTAAGAGATTATAGCCAGAGGGCAAACTGGTTCTCTAACAGTTCCTGAACACATTGCTGTCTTGCTCTGAACAAGCCTTtctgcaagaaaggaagaaaaagattacTCCAGCTGAAGACCCAATCCCTTCCTCTGAGCccaactaaaataataatatactatTTCTATTCTGAATGAGGCCACAATTCACAGAGCTAACAGACCAATGTCTGACCTAAGATACATTAAATGCTATGGTTCCTTTTgacaataaaaaactaaaatggcAGCATCTGCAGCAAGAGAGCATTAATAATGCAAGAGACTTTGGTGTCACAGagatctgggttcaagtccctTCTCTGCCACTTATTATATGACCTTGAATggattttcctcatctataaaatgggacttGTAATGGTAATCTCCTTATATGGTTATTATGAGGATTTATGGGATTTAGTACACAAAACTTTTATCACATGGCCTGATATATATAACTGCTTAATGATAATATTAATATCCTAATTATTATTAACTTGCCACCTGCCCCAACCAATTACCACAGATTGCTGGAATTTTAGAAACTTTAAATTCTATCCACCTTGTCACATGGCACAGTAAATACCAACTGATTCAGATCAAATTAAATAGGTACCcacagttttggggttttttttcatgaTTAAGCATTCTTTAGGAATTCCTCAAGGTTTTTCCAAACCCAGAAAGGGTCTCACTAAcatcaccattttaaaattttggtacaaaaaatattttcagctaGTAAAACTAGGGAGAAAGAGTATGTCTGTGAAATGCTCGATTTCTTTGAAATCACATCACACTGAGAGAAGTTTCCTAAATGACAAAAAGATATATAGCTTCATTTCCATATTTTCCTCCTCCAAGAGCCTTACTATTTTACTTAGAATGGTAAAAATTTGTGATATAACTTGAGAGGAACATACATAAAGAGCACGGGAGCAGACAATTCTTCAGGAAAAACTAAAACTCTTCCTAGTAACTGAATTTTTCTCAGTACACAACTCATTTTTGTTACTGTGTGGAGGTTGTTAACTTCAGGTCCatgatttttttctgagatttcaGTTAAAGTTCATGTGTGCATTTTTCAGGAAGAAGAGTACAAAGATTTTTACCAAATTctcatgcaaacaaacaaaagttacaGGGACAGGAAAAAGGACTTGGGGAAACATTTACTGTACTAGATTAATAGTTGCGTAATAGTGGTATACAATTTTTTAAGAAGATACAGCAAAAAATGACTATCCTATTCTGTTTACCATAACAAATAAAAAAGCAACTCTGCCAAGATATGAAAATGATACTATTAATGagaagtgaaaaagaataaaaactcaTATCCAAAACGAGACCAGTGTTCTGCAAAGGACTAGCCCTCATAAACTATCTGGAGCGCTCTCATGGACTACACTAAAAAAACAGACATTGTAGAGATTCCATTGTAACCAATTAACAAGACATTCTTTCTATGTACCACCCCCCGGAATGTGGAAACAGCTTTGTTATTCAGTATCTCTGGCTTTAAtggtgttttttggggttttgttttatttctttgtttcttcctttaaaaaagaagagtaaaataatGGCAATGATCAAGAATACAGAAAGGTAAACCACACACATACTAGAATAGAGATCCATtcgaaatcttttttttttttggtggtatgcgggcctctcactgttgtggcctctcccgttgcagagcacaggctccggacgcgcaggctcagcggccatggctcacaggcccagctgctccgcagcatgtgggatcttcacgaacccgtgtcccctgcatcggcaggcggactctcaaccactgcgccaccagggaagccctgaggtgtgagtttaaatcttttgcccatttaaaaatgggattctttattttattctgcagaagtatttgaatatattctgaatatgagCCAGATACATGTattaaaatatcttctcccagtcttcgaatttcgggaattccctggcactccagtggttgagactcggTGCTGTCACTGCCAgggccaggtttgatccctggccaaggaactaagatcccacagccgcacggtgcaaccaaaaaaaaaaaaaattcttaatttcgatgaagtccaatttttcaacttttttatgGTTAGTACTTTTGtggacatttctttttcttgcaagaaaactctaaaacttactcttctaaaagaaaataattttttttaattacctttatCTAGTTCTAAGACATATTTGGGGTGGCTCACAGTAAGACCAGAAACAACAAAACCCACAAACCaattgaaataaaggaaaaacaacaacaacaaaaaacggaaacgacaacaacaaaaccaaacaaatgagggGAAAGAAAGGTGAAGTTGTAATGACAAGGAGAAATGTTAACACTGACAGGTCTCTAGGCTAAAGGAATCCACTGAAATTTAGTTATGAGCTTggcaaaatagtttttaaaaacatttcttgaagtcctaaaagcaaaaacaaaggatAGACTCAAACCCGGAAAGCTTCTTGATGAGCCCAGTGTGAAATTTACAAcactataaataaagaaatttaaggacttccctggtggcacagtggttaagaatccgcctgccaatgcaggggacacgggtttgagccctggtccggaagatcccacatgctgcagagcaactaagcccgtgcaccacaactactgagcctgtgttctggagcccgcgagccacaactactaagcctgcacgcctagagcccgtgccccgcaacaagagaagcccagcgctgcaacaaagagtagccccggctcgtcgcaactggagaaagagtagcccctccttgctgcaactatagaaagctctgcaactagagaaagctctcgcgcagcaatgaagacacaacgcagccataaataaataaaaagaaattaaaattgtgGAGACCTGATTCAGAAGAAATTGGCAATGATGCGTTTTCATGTGGATGAGACCAGTGTGAAATTTACAGCACTCCAAACAGTGAAATTAAACCATGGAGATATCACTCAGAAGAAACTAGCAATGAGACTGCAAAGCATcaaacagatttttgttttacattgtttATAAATTTGCTGCTTATTTGATTCACACTTCCCCAGGCTTAGGAGAATAATTATgaatagtaatcaaaataaagcagtttttaaaaagcagcaaatgCTCCTTGCCAATGTAATTCTCATCCATGAAAACATTAAATTGTGTTATAAGTTCATTCAACAGCAATTGATAATTCTAGATACAAAACACTGATGCAAATGGTTTAcacgtttttaaaaaaactaaaatcctCAAAAGATAGTAAAAAGTTCAAGACTTCAGTTTCTCAAAGaccaaaaaatttatttttctgttccatCTTATGCTTTTGCCTTGTCTAAGCAAATGATACACACTTATGACAATATTTCAACTAAAACTTTTCCACAAATACTAAAGGACCTCACCATGATCGTTACTTCTACTTCACATCATCGTAAGAAACTATTATTACAGCCATATCTGACAGCTGGGGAAACGGTGACATACTAGGGTGAAGTAACCTGTCCAAACTCTGAGTCACTGGCAAACAGAAATGCAtggtctagggacttccctggtggcgtagtggttgagaatctgcctgccaatgcaggggacacgggttcgaacctgGTCCGGttagatgccacatgccgcagagcaactaagcccgtgcgccacaactactgagcctgcgctctagagcctgcgagccacaactactgaagaccgcgtgccacaactactgaagcccgtacaccctacagcccgtgctccacatcaggaaaggccaccgcaatgagaagcccgcggaccacaaagaagagtagccccgctcgccgcaagtacgcagcaacgaagacccaacacagccaaaaataagtaagtaaaataaataaatttattttttttttaaatgcatggtcTACTCAACTCCCTTTATGTTTTCTGGCAACTATTTCCTTTCATCCTGTCACCAGCAAAACAAGCTAACACCATGTAAGTAAACATAATTATTAACTTTTCCAAAAATCACTGGGtaggaaatttaaatgaaacaaagaCCCCTTCAACAGAGTATGTTTTAAGAATGAACACATTCCACAGTTAACCTGTTAGGTAAATTCCTTCCCTCTCTCAAATTTCTTTGGCTTAAACATTTTCTCCCCACTGCGATCTCCCAAAATTATTGTAGTTATTTCTCCCCCACAAAAGGAGACAATTCCACTCTGTATTCCAATCCAGAATCAGTCTGAAATAGGTTCGCTCTTTTCCAACGTCCTGCTTTTCTGATGACAGCAGCTTCCCGGGCCTTCCCCATAGTCCTCATAGCCTGTGGAGGCAGCTGCC
Protein-coding regions in this window:
- the TOX4 gene encoding TOX high mobility group box family member 4 isoform X1; protein product: MEVGSSEFPGGNDNYLTITGPSHPFLSGAETFHTPSLGDEEFEIPPISLDSDPSLAVSDVVGHFDDLADPSSSQDGSFSAQYGVQTLDMPVGMTHGLMEQGGGLLSGGLTMDLDHSIGTQYSANPPVTIDVPMTDMTSGLMGHSQLTTIDQSELSSQLGLSLGGGTILPPAQSPEDRLSTTPSPTSSLHEDGVEEFRRQLPSQKTVVVEAGKKQKAPKKRKKKDPNEPQKPVSAYALFFRDTQAAIKGQNPNATFGEVSKIVASMWDSLGEEQKQVYKRKTEAAKKEYLKALAAYKDNQECQATVETVELDPAPPSQTPSPPPVTTADPASPAAASTEPPALSPSIVVNSTLSSYVANQASSGAGGQPNITKLIITKQMLPSSITMSQGGMVTVIPATVVTSRGIQLGQTSTATIQPSQQAQIVTRSVLQAAAAAAASMQLPPPRLQPPPLQQMPQPPTQQQVAILQQPPPLQAMQQPPPQKFRINLQQQPPPLQVKLVPPPTLKMQTTLVPPPVERSPERPMNSSPETHTVEETSPETICEMITDVVPEVESPSQMDVELVSGSPVTLSPQPRCVRSGCENPPVVSKDWDNEYCSNECVVKHCRDVFLAWVASRNSNTVVFVK
- the TOX4 gene encoding TOX high mobility group box family member 4 isoform X2 encodes the protein MEFPGGNDNYLTITGPSHPFLSGAETFHTPSLGDEEFEIPPISLDSDPSLAVSDVVGHFDDLADPSSSQDGSFSAQYGVQTLDMPVGMTHGLMEQGGGLLSGGLTMDLDHSIGTQYSANPPVTIDVPMTDMTSGLMGHSQLTTIDQSELSSQLGLSLGGGTILPPAQSPEDRLSTTPSPTSSLHEDGVEEFRRQLPSQKTVVVEAGKKQKAPKKRKKKDPNEPQKPVSAYALFFRDTQAAIKGQNPNATFGEVSKIVASMWDSLGEEQKQVYKRKTEAAKKEYLKALAAYKDNQECQATVETVELDPAPPSQTPSPPPVTTADPASPAAASTEPPALSPSIVVNSTLSSYVANQASSGAGGQPNITKLIITKQMLPSSITMSQGGMVTVIPATVVTSRGIQLGQTSTATIQPSQQAQIVTRSVLQAAAAAAASMQLPPPRLQPPPLQQMPQPPTQQQVAILQQPPPLQAMQQPPPQKFRINLQQQPPPLQVKLVPPPTLKMQTTLVPPPVERSPERPMNSSPETHTVEETSPETICEMITDVVPEVESPSQMDVELVSGSPVTLSPQPRCVRSGCENPPVVSKDWDNEYCSNECVVKHCRDVFLAWVASRNSNTVVFVK